In Nitrosarchaeum koreense MY1, one genomic interval encodes:
- a CDS encoding MBL fold metallo-hydrolase, producing the protein MLTSLTFYGGVNEIGGNKILLEDKGTKVFLDFGMSFGKRGKYFDEFMSPRISTGLRDFIETGLIPNLDRVYRSDLMEMMGKRETDTDIDAVLLTHAHADHADYISFLHEEIPIYMGDTCKLILEAIRERGQRSFEREILSFKPRTDKNTDEVERDIRTFRTGDKFKIGSLEVEPIHVDHSVPGAYGFIIHTSEGAVAYTGDIRLHGIRPDMTEDFIKAATDSKPIAFICEGTRISDLESNESEQKVFDDCNARVKNNSGLVISDFNFKDMDRMRTFYNIAKQNNRKFVVDISNVAYLKHLSKDPQLGIPNFDDENIAIFKPEKSSWKKYQKDLFDEPNIVTASDIAKNQDKMICAFSFWNFGALIDIKPKPGSIYIHSLSEPYNDEGEFDKRRVDSWLSHYDLERVQSHCSGHSKGQYLLDIVKTVDAKALYPVHTEHPDAYNKVSKNLILIKEGVKYEVS; encoded by the coding sequence ATGTTGACTAGTCTTACTTTCTATGGAGGCGTAAATGAGATTGGGGGTAACAAAATACTCTTGGAAGATAAAGGTACCAAAGTGTTTCTTGATTTTGGTATGAGCTTTGGTAAGCGTGGTAAATATTTTGATGAATTTATGAGTCCAAGAATTTCTACTGGATTACGTGATTTTATTGAAACAGGCTTGATTCCTAACTTGGATAGAGTTTATCGTTCTGATTTAATGGAGATGATGGGAAAAAGAGAAACAGATACTGACATTGATGCAGTTTTACTAACACATGCACATGCTGATCATGCAGATTATATTTCATTTTTACATGAAGAGATTCCAATTTACATGGGTGACACTTGCAAATTAATCCTAGAAGCAATTCGTGAAAGAGGACAACGAAGTTTTGAGCGAGAAATTTTATCATTTAAACCACGAACTGATAAAAATACTGATGAAGTAGAGCGAGACATTAGAACATTTAGAACTGGTGATAAATTCAAGATAGGTTCACTAGAAGTAGAACCAATTCATGTAGACCATTCAGTTCCTGGTGCATATGGATTTATCATTCACACCTCAGAAGGTGCAGTTGCTTATACTGGAGATATTCGTTTACATGGAATTAGACCTGATATGACTGAAGATTTTATAAAAGCTGCAACTGATTCAAAACCAATTGCGTTTATTTGTGAAGGAACTAGGATTAGCGATTTGGAAAGCAATGAAAGTGAACAAAAAGTATTTGATGATTGCAATGCACGTGTAAAAAATAATTCAGGACTAGTGATTTCTGATTTTAATTTCAAAGACATGGATAGAATGAGAACCTTTTATAACATTGCAAAACAAAATAATAGAAAATTTGTAGTTGATATTTCAAATGTTGCATATTTAAAACATTTATCAAAAGATCCACAGCTTGGAATTCCAAACTTTGATGATGAAAATATTGCAATTTTTAAACCAGAAAAATCATCTTGGAAGAAATATCAAAAAGACTTGTTTGATGAGCCAAATATTGTAACTGCATCTGATATTGCTAAAAATCAAGACAAGATGATTTGTGCATTTTCGTTTTGGAATTTTGGTGCTCTAATAGATATCAAACCAAAGCCAGGCTCTATTTACATTCATTCTCTATCTGAGCCGTATAATGATGAGGGAGAATTTGATAAAAGACGCGTAGATTCATGGCTAAGCCATTATGATTTGGAGCGTGTTCAGAGTCATTGCTCTGGGCACTCAAAGGGCCAATACTTGCTAGATATAGTAAAGACAGTTGATGCCAAGGCACTCTATCCTGTACATACTGAGCATCCAGACGCATACAACAAAGTCTCAAAGAATCTGATTCTGATCAAAGAAGGCGTAAAATACGAGGTATCCTAG